A genomic window from Sphingomonas taxi includes:
- the lptF gene encoding LPS export ABC transporter permease LptF, whose product MTSLDRYMARLIALPLFSTLTIAAMLLVLDRIQRLFVFVATEGGPVSVVWRMLANLLPEYLGLGIPIGLLLGILLAFRRLAANSELDVLRAVGVSYTRMLRVPFMYALILAALNIAIVGFVQPKARYYYEQLRFELRTGALGASIKVGEFTHFGDRMTLRIEQSHDKGRKLDGIFVYYNDKGTSYSVTAQSGQFLATDDPNTIIFRLTKGTLVHKAPNFTVPRVLTFTSHDLPIPLPRYENFRQRGGRNLEFTLPELAKLGHRAQSEEQRDSSRSEFHFRLVEVATMFLLPLLAIALGVPPKRSNSGFGVFLAIVMIVAYHKVNEYAASIGELGRIDPLIALWVPFCIFAGIILWMYYQIAYVPGGQPIGALERAFSKLAKLVTRYLPGRGRKKEQAA is encoded by the coding sequence ATGACCTCCCTCGACCGCTACATGGCCCGGCTGATCGCGTTGCCGCTATTCTCGACGCTGACCATCGCCGCCATGCTGCTGGTGCTCGACCGTATCCAGCGCCTGTTCGTCTTCGTCGCCACCGAGGGTGGGCCGGTCAGCGTCGTGTGGCGGATGCTCGCCAATCTGCTGCCCGAATATCTCGGCCTTGGCATACCGATCGGGCTGCTGCTCGGCATCCTGCTCGCCTTCCGCCGCCTCGCCGCCAATTCGGAACTCGACGTGCTGCGCGCCGTGGGGGTGAGCTACACGCGGATGCTGCGCGTGCCGTTCATGTACGCGCTGATCCTCGCGGCGCTCAACATCGCGATCGTCGGCTTCGTCCAGCCAAAGGCGCGCTATTATTACGAGCAGTTGCGCTTCGAGCTGCGCACCGGCGCGCTGGGCGCGTCGATCAAGGTCGGCGAGTTCACCCATTTCGGCGACCGCATGACGCTGCGCATCGAGCAGAGCCATGACAAGGGCCGCAAGCTCGACGGCATCTTCGTCTATTACAACGACAAGGGTACCAGCTATTCGGTCACCGCCCAGTCGGGCCAGTTCCTCGCCACCGACGATCCCAACACGATCATCTTCCGCCTGACGAAGGGCACTTTGGTGCACAAGGCGCCCAATTTCACCGTGCCGCGGGTGCTGACCTTCACCTCGCACGATCTGCCGATCCCGCTGCCGCGCTACGAGAATTTCCGCCAGCGCGGCGGCCGCAACCTCGAATTCACGTTGCCCGAACTCGCAAAGCTCGGCCATCGCGCGCAGAGCGAGGAGCAGCGCGACAGCAGCCGCTCCGAATTCCACTTCCGCCTGGTCGAGGTGGCGACGATGTTCCTGTTGCCGCTGCTCGCGATCGCGCTCGGCGTGCCGCCCAAACGCTCCAATTCGGGCTTCGGCGTGTTCCTCGCGATCGTGATGATCGTCGCCTATCACAAGGTGAACGAATATGCCGCCTCGATCGGCGAGCTCGGCCGGATCGATCCGCTGATCGCGCTCTGGGTCCCCTTCTGCATCTTCGCCGGGATCATCCTCTGGATGTATTATCAGATCGCCTATGTCCCCGGCGGGCAACCGATCGGCGCGCTCGAACGCGCCTTCTCGAAGCTCGCCAAGCTCGTCACCCGCTATCTGCCCGGCCGCGGCCGCAAGAAGGAGCAGGCGGCATGA
- the lptG gene encoding LPS export ABC transporter permease LptG — MSSFFPSRTVAIYMGRMFLVRTFGLLAALLLILQTLDLLSESGQILAHPGNTQEQVWQYVGLRAPQIAAFLLPFSVLLGTILTLITMNQNSEVIALKAGGLSAHQVLAPLLVASLGVAGLSFAFNERIVSRATATLDQWKDADYGALPIDRGDRTNVWVRDGDDLIAVQQVRGRGEQVRLGNVTVYDRTGGELVAIIKAPTGRHAGNGWAISPATRFDVATGKLSNLGTVKVAPGVRPDQFTLGAVNPDGLDFAALHAAIGDLRDAGRPTKSLEGTLWHKFSSPLSAVLMPLLGAVAAFGIARSGQLFVRAVIGMALGFAYFVADNFALAMGNLGAYPPFLAAWAPFLLFLLIGEAVLIRTEE; from the coding sequence ATGAGCAGCTTCTTCCCGTCGCGCACCGTCGCGATCTACATGGGGCGGATGTTCCTGGTGCGCACCTTCGGGCTGCTCGCCGCGCTGCTGCTGATCCTGCAGACGCTCGACCTGCTCAGCGAATCGGGCCAGATCCTCGCCCATCCCGGCAATACGCAGGAACAGGTGTGGCAATATGTCGGGCTGCGCGCGCCGCAGATCGCCGCCTTCCTGCTGCCCTTCTCTGTCCTGCTCGGCACCATCCTGACGCTCATCACGATGAACCAGAACAGCGAGGTCATTGCGTTGAAGGCCGGCGGCCTGTCGGCGCATCAGGTGCTGGCGCCGCTGCTCGTCGCCAGCCTCGGCGTCGCCGGGCTCAGCTTCGCCTTCAACGAACGGATCGTCAGCCGCGCCACCGCGACGCTGGACCAGTGGAAGGACGCCGATTATGGCGCGCTGCCGATCGACCGCGGCGACCGGACCAACGTCTGGGTGCGCGACGGCGACGACCTGATCGCGGTGCAGCAGGTGCGCGGGCGCGGCGAGCAGGTGCGGCTCGGCAACGTCACCGTCTACGACCGCACCGGCGGCGAGCTGGTCGCGATCATCAAGGCGCCGACCGGCCGCCATGCCGGCAACGGCTGGGCGATCAGCCCGGCGACGCGCTTCGACGTCGCCACCGGCAAATTGAGCAACCTCGGCACGGTCAAGGTCGCGCCGGGCGTCCGCCCCGACCAGTTCACTCTGGGTGCGGTCAACCCCGACGGGCTCGACTTCGCCGCGCTCCACGCGGCGATCGGCGACCTGCGCGACGCCGGCCGGCCGACGAAGTCGCTCGAAGGCACGCTCTGGCACAAATTCTCCAGCCCGCTGTCGGCGGTGCTGATGCCGCTGCTCGGCGCGGTCGCGGCGTTCGGCATCGCCCGGTCGGGGCAATTGTTCGTGCGCGCGGTGATCGGCATGGCGCTGGGCTTCGCCTATTTCGTCGCCGACAATTTCGCACTCGCAATGGGCAATCTCGGCGCCTACCCGCCCTTCCTCGCCGCCTGGGCGCCGTTCCTGCTGTTCCTGCTGATCGGCGAAGCGGTCCTGATCCGCACCGAGGAATAG
- a CDS encoding fatty acid desaturase family protein, producing the protein MERSLTLPRAPVAEPAGRTPRVRIADDKAMLRAAAEATRDLIAPRPGIYWADLIGSVAVGYGALAAAVTVRQTGWVVLAAVVSALALYRALSFIHEISHMKHSAVPRFRGAWNALVGVPMLVPSFMYEGVHNLHHAKTRYGTSEDPEYLPLALMKPWTLPAFVVISALAPLGLLIRYAILSPLSLLSPKFRTIVMERYSALAINPSFRRRAPEGEARTMWDRVETAASLWAIAVVVLTATGVFPLRSVAIALAIGSGVAVVNQVRTLVAHLWENDGEPMSVTAQYLDSVNVPPPALLPALWAPVGLRYHALHHLLPSLPYHALGEAHRRITAAVEQGSPYHKASYAGLPGLVNKIVRSTFHPR; encoded by the coding sequence ATGGAACGCTCGCTGACCCTCCCCCGCGCCCCCGTCGCCGAGCCGGCCGGACGCACGCCGCGCGTGCGGATCGCCGACGACAAGGCGATGCTGCGTGCGGCGGCGGAGGCGACCCGCGACCTGATCGCGCCGCGGCCCGGCATCTATTGGGCCGACCTGATCGGGTCGGTGGCGGTCGGCTATGGCGCGCTGGCTGCGGCGGTGACCGTCCGGCAGACCGGCTGGGTGGTGCTCGCTGCCGTCGTGTCGGCGTTGGCGCTGTATCGCGCGCTTAGTTTTATCCACGAAATCAGTCACATGAAGCATAGTGCCGTGCCCCGCTTCCGCGGTGCTTGGAATGCGCTGGTCGGCGTGCCGATGCTGGTGCCGAGCTTCATGTACGAGGGCGTGCACAACCTCCACCATGCGAAGACGCGTTACGGCACGTCGGAGGACCCGGAATATCTGCCGCTCGCGCTGATGAAGCCGTGGACGCTGCCGGCGTTCGTGGTGATCTCCGCACTGGCGCCGCTCGGGCTGCTGATCCGTTATGCGATCCTGTCGCCGCTGTCGCTGCTGTCCCCCAAGTTCCGCACGATCGTGATGGAGCGCTATTCGGCGCTGGCGATCAATCCGTCGTTCCGCCGTCGCGCCCCGGAAGGCGAGGCGCGGACGATGTGGGATCGCGTCGAGACCGCGGCGAGCCTGTGGGCGATCGCGGTCGTGGTGCTGACCGCGACGGGGGTCTTCCCGCTGCGCAGCGTCGCAATCGCGTTGGCGATCGGGTCGGGCGTCGCGGTGGTCAATCAGGTTCGCACTTTGGTTGCGCATCTGTGGGAGAATGACGGCGAGCCGATGTCGGTGACCGCGCAATATCTTGATTCGGTCAACGTGCCGCCGCCGGCGTTGTTGCCGGCACTGTGGGCACCGGTCGGCCTGCGCTATCACGCGCTCCACCATCTGCTGCCGAGCCTGCCGTATCACGCGCTCGGCGAGGCGCATCGCCGGATCACCGCGGCGGTCGAGCAGGGATCGCCCTATCATAAAGCGAGCTATGCCGGTCTGCCGGGATTGGTGAACAAGATCGTGCGGAGCACGTTCCACCCTCGGTAA
- a CDS encoding HesB/IscA family protein, translated as MATTLRQRPAPLILTANADARIADLMARAPDGAIGVKLSTPRRGCSGLAYSVDYVTEAKPFDERIETPGGTLFVDGGSILYLVGSTMDWVEDDFTAGFVFNNPNAKGACGCGESFTV; from the coding sequence ATGGCGACAACCCTGCGCCAGCGGCCGGCGCCGCTGATCCTCACCGCCAATGCCGACGCGCGCATCGCCGACCTGATGGCGCGCGCGCCGGACGGCGCGATCGGTGTCAAGCTCTCGACGCCGCGCCGCGGCTGTTCGGGGCTCGCTTATTCGGTCGATTACGTCACCGAGGCCAAGCCGTTCGACGAGCGGATCGAGACACCCGGCGGCACTCTGTTCGTCGACGGCGGCTCGATCCTGTATCTCGTCGGCTCGACGATGGACTGGGTCGAGGACGATTTCACCGCCGGCTTCGTGTTCAACAACCCCAATGCCAAGGGCGCATGCGGCTGCGGGGAAAGCTTCACGGTCTGA
- a CDS encoding SUF system Fe-S cluster assembly protein, which yields MSDAIRIEEVEAVTPAPRARVEDVADNAPRERDYLTGFLQQQPQGDAPGEPGGALYEAVIDALKEIYDPEIPVNIYDLGLIYGVEVADHGQAVVTMTLTTPHCPVAESMPAEVEMRVAAVPGIAFADVNLVWDPPWDPQKMSDDAKLELGML from the coding sequence ATGAGCGATGCGATCCGTATCGAGGAAGTGGAGGCGGTAACGCCGGCGCCGCGTGCGCGCGTCGAGGACGTTGCGGACAATGCACCGCGCGAACGCGACTATCTGACCGGCTTTCTCCAGCAGCAGCCGCAGGGCGATGCACCGGGTGAGCCCGGCGGTGCGCTGTACGAGGCGGTGATCGACGCGCTGAAAGAGATCTACGATCCCGAGATTCCGGTGAACATCTACGATCTCGGGCTGATCTACGGCGTCGAGGTGGCGGACCACGGTCAGGCGGTGGTGACGATGACGCTCACCACGCCGCATTGCCCGGTCGCTGAATCGATGCCGGCCGAGGTCGAGATGCGCGTCGCCGCGGTGCCGGGGATCGCCTTCGCCGACGTCAATCTGGTCTGGGACCCGCCATGGGACCCGCAGAAGATGTCCGACGACGCCAAGCTCGAACTGGGGATGCTGTGA
- a CDS encoding aminotransferase class V-fold PLP-dependent enzyme — MSESPLDRVADFPAIPAGWAYLDTAATAQKPQVVIDAIARAYGETYATVHRGVYQRSADMTVAYEAARAKVARFIGATTSDEIVFVRGATEGINLVAQCWAATQLKSGDRILLSMLEHHSNIVPWQMAAERVGAAIDVLPLTADHRIDLDAMERILTPQHKLVALAHVSNVLGSVLDAKRATDLAHGVGAKILLDGCQAVPRIAVDVAAIGCDFYVFSGHKLYGPTGIGVLWGRGEFLAQMPPYQGGGSMIDRVTFAKTTYAPPPGRFEAGTPHIVGALGLAAAIDYVEGIGLDRIHAHETALVRDARAALASLNSVRLFGPEDSAGIVSFAVEGVHPHDVGTILDEGRVAIRAGHHCAQPLMEVLGVDATARASFAVYNGPQDIEALVKGVERVTRIFG, encoded by the coding sequence GTGAGCGAATCCCCCCTGGACCGCGTCGCCGACTTTCCGGCGATTCCCGCGGGATGGGCCTATCTCGATACCGCGGCCACCGCGCAGAAGCCGCAGGTCGTGATCGACGCGATCGCGCGGGCCTATGGCGAGACCTATGCGACGGTGCATCGCGGCGTCTATCAGCGCTCGGCCGACATGACCGTCGCCTATGAGGCGGCGCGCGCCAAGGTCGCACGCTTCATCGGCGCGACGACGTCCGACGAGATCGTCTTCGTCCGCGGCGCGACCGAGGGGATCAACCTCGTCGCGCAATGCTGGGCGGCGACGCAGCTCAAGTCGGGCGACCGCATCCTGCTGTCGATGCTGGAGCATCACAGCAATATCGTGCCTTGGCAGATGGCCGCCGAGCGCGTCGGCGCGGCGATCGACGTGCTGCCGCTGACCGCGGATCATCGCATCGATCTCGATGCGATGGAGCGGATCCTCACGCCGCAGCACAAACTGGTCGCGCTTGCGCACGTCTCGAACGTGCTCGGCTCGGTGCTCGACGCGAAGCGCGCGACCGATCTGGCGCATGGCGTCGGCGCGAAGATCCTGCTCGACGGCTGTCAGGCGGTGCCGCGGATCGCGGTGGACGTCGCGGCGATCGGTTGCGATTTCTACGTTTTCTCCGGTCACAAGCTGTACGGTCCGACCGGGATAGGCGTGTTGTGGGGTCGCGGCGAGTTCTTGGCGCAGATGCCGCCCTATCAGGGTGGCGGCTCGATGATCGACCGCGTCACCTTCGCGAAGACGACCTATGCCCCGCCGCCGGGCCGGTTCGAGGCAGGGACGCCGCATATCGTCGGCGCGCTCGGCCTTGCCGCGGCGATCGACTATGTCGAGGGGATCGGGCTTGACCGCATCCATGCGCACGAAACCGCTCTGGTCCGCGACGCACGCGCGGCGCTGGCGTCGCTCAACTCGGTCCGCCTGTTCGGGCCGGAGGACAGCGCCGGCATCGTCAGTTTCGCGGTCGAGGGGGTGCATCCGCACGACGTCGGCACCATCTTGGACGAGGGCCGGGTGGCGATCCGTGCCGGCCATCATTGCGCGCAGCCGCTGATGGAGGTGCTGGGCGTGGATGCGACCGCGCGGGCGAGCTTCGCGGTCTACAACGGTCCGCAGGACATCGAGGCGCTGGTGAAGGGCGTCGAACGAGTGACGAGGATATTCGGATGA